A window of Paenibacillus sp. 19GGS1-52 contains these coding sequences:
- a CDS encoding pitrilysin family protein, whose product MEKILLSNGLRVVLEKIPTGRSVSFGIWVKTGSRNELPENNGVSHFVEHMLFKGTDRYSAKDIAEQFDAIGGNVNAFTSKEYTCYYAKVLDEHLPIAVDVLADMFFRSRMDAEELAKEKNVILEEISMCEDTPDDLVHELMCAAAYGDHPLAYTILGLKERLQEMTPDHLRSYMKDQYTIENTVISVAGNINDGLIELLEQHFGSFTNHGTAAPLSPPIFHGELVYHRKKTEQNHICLSLPGVESGDPLQYAMVLLNNAIGGGMSSRMFQEIREKRGLAYSVYSYHSSQADSGLFTVYAGTAPKQTKAVMELIKEMMYDLATKGLSEDELRKGKEQLKGSLILSLESTSSRMNRIGKNELMLGRHDTLDDMISKIQEVTMEDVDSVLNLMFAEPLALAMVGATDKAIANVRRDDLVLLRTNQ is encoded by the coding sequence GGCTCCCGGAATGAGCTTCCCGAAAATAATGGGGTTTCCCATTTTGTTGAACATATGCTTTTTAAAGGTACGGATCGTTATAGTGCTAAGGATATTGCGGAGCAATTTGATGCTATAGGCGGTAATGTTAATGCCTTTACCTCTAAAGAATATACATGTTATTATGCCAAAGTGCTGGATGAGCATCTTCCGATTGCTGTAGATGTGCTGGCTGACATGTTCTTCCGTTCACGAATGGATGCTGAAGAGCTGGCGAAGGAAAAGAACGTTATTCTTGAGGAAATTTCCATGTGCGAAGATACGCCGGATGATCTGGTGCACGAATTGATGTGTGCAGCCGCTTATGGCGACCATCCACTTGCCTATACAATACTGGGTCTGAAGGAACGGTTGCAGGAAATGACGCCTGACCATCTCCGAAGCTATATGAAGGATCAATATACGATCGAAAATACGGTGATCAGCGTAGCTGGTAATATTAATGATGGGCTTATCGAGCTGCTGGAGCAGCATTTTGGTTCGTTCACTAATCATGGCACCGCTGCACCGCTGTCTCCACCCATTTTTCATGGCGAGCTGGTATATCATCGTAAAAAAACAGAGCAAAATCACATCTGCCTCTCCCTTCCAGGTGTAGAGTCTGGCGATCCACTGCAATATGCAATGGTGTTGCTGAATAATGCTATCGGAGGCGGGATGAGCTCGCGGATGTTCCAGGAGATTCGTGAAAAGCGCGGTTTGGCCTATTCAGTCTATTCTTATCACAGCTCCCAAGCGGATAGTGGATTGTTTACTGTGTATGCTGGGACTGCACCTAAGCAGACAAAGGCTGTCATGGAGTTAATTAAAGAAATGATGTACGATCTGGCTACCAAAGGTCTTAGTGAGGATGAGCTGAGAAAAGGCAAGGAACAGCTTAAAGGCAGCCTCATTCTTAGTCTGGAAAGCACAAGCAGCCGGATGAACCGTATTGGTAAAAATGAACTTATGCTCGGAAGACACGATACACTGGATGATATGATATCCAAAATTCAAGAGGTTACCATGGAGGATGTGGATAGTGTGCTGAACCTAATGTTCGCTGAGCCACTTGCACTAGCCATGGTGGGCGCAACAGACAAAGCCATTGCAAATGTTAGGAGAGATGATCTTGTCTTACTACGTACAAATCAATAA
- the dut gene encoding dUTP diphosphatase: protein MSYYVQINKLPGNEDVFIPRKMSEQASGYDLYAAVESEVVLVPGARALIPTGISLAMPDGLEAQIRPRSGLALKHGITCLNTPGTIDADYRGEIKVLLINLGQEPFAIARNERIAQMVFQAVPSVTLVEVEQLTETERGDGGFGHTGK from the coding sequence TTGTCTTACTACGTACAAATCAATAAGCTTCCAGGAAATGAAGATGTATTCATCCCCCGCAAGATGTCAGAGCAAGCCTCGGGTTATGATTTGTACGCCGCGGTTGAGAGTGAAGTTGTGTTAGTTCCGGGAGCGCGGGCATTGATTCCAACAGGAATTTCGCTGGCCATGCCGGATGGACTAGAGGCACAGATTCGCCCACGCAGTGGACTGGCGTTGAAGCATGGCATTACCTGCCTGAATACACCAGGAACCATTGATGCGGATTATCGTGGAGAAATCAAGGTGCTGCTGATCAATCTGGGGCAGGAGCCGTTTGCCATTGCTCGCAATGAGCGGATTGCCCAAATGGTATTTCAGGCAGTGCCGTCAGTAACTTTGGTTGAAGTGGAACAGCTGACTGAAACTGAACGGGGCGACGGAGGCTTCGGACATACCGGAAAATAA